CTACAGAGTCAGATACAACATAAATAATATGATTGCTCAATTCCCTTCCCCCTTGTTTCTACAGAATTTCATTTTCAGATAGGCTGACGAGCAATTTCGTCATATTGGTCTTCGTCACTCTGCCAATTACCTCTAATCCATTTTCTGTTTTCTTTACTACAGGCAGAGCGTCAATTTGTTTTTCGATCAAATTCTTGGCCACATCCATGATGAGATCTTCACGCTCACAGACGGTAATATTCGGCATTCTGGTCATAATAATGTGGACCGGGATCGCAGAAAGTTCCTGCTTCCCCATACTGGCTCTTAGCAAATCCTTGCGCGATAGGATACCGACAAGCGCAGCGCTTTTATTAACAACGAATAGGGTCCCGACATCTTCAAGAAACATCGTACAGATGGCGTCATAAACCGACACATTTTCATGAATGACGACAGGAATGGATTGAAATTCCTTCACCTTAAGTTTATTTAATTTATCGGCTAACAGCTGCACACCAGTTTTTCCTGTATAAAAATACCCTACCCTCGGCCTGGCTTCCAAAAAACCAGACATTGTAAGGATGGCAAGATCCGGCCGCAGGGTTGCCCGAGTTAAATGAAGCATGTCGGCAATATGCTCACCGGTTATCGGTCCATGCTCCTTTACGATCTGCAAAATATGTTCCTGTCTTTTATTTAATTCGATCGTTTTCACCGCCTTTTGCCACAGGGTCGACCCAGCATCTAAGTTCATTTTATCGCTCAGTAACAGGCAGCCTTGATTGAGAAGCCCGTAATAAAAAGAGTAGCAATCAGTCGGGGCAATTCAAACCCTATGATTGAAGGATCATTATATGATTTTCAAAAAAAATATGCCAGGCGATCTGAAGAAAGAAGATCGCCCGTTTCATACCGTTAAATGAAGTTCGCTCCGATCTATTTTACTATATTTTGATTCAAATTGGCAAAATACTTGTTCAATTTTTGCAAGATACGACTTTTTTTGAGGTTTCAAGACAAAAAGCTCCCGTCCCATTGTTTCAAAAAAACATTAGGACGGGAGCTTCCCTCAGTTTGATGAGCCAATTGCTATCACCAAACAGAAGTGTCCGCTTTTTGCGAGAGTCAATTATTGTTATCATTAAGCAATTTTTTCATTTCTCCCATTTGATCAATGAATCGTTTGGATTTGAAGAAAATGCCGGTGTATTCCTCATAATACAAGTCCAACACCGTTTTTAGCTCTTTTTTAGTCTCCGGCTTTAAAGAGATTTCTC
This window of the Bacillus gobiensis genome carries:
- a CDS encoding helix-turn-helix transcriptional regulator, translated to MKTIELNKRQEHILQIVKEHGPITGEHIADMLHLTRATLRPDLAILTMSGFLEARPRVGYFYTGKTGVQLLADKLNKLKVKEFQSIPVVIHENVSVYDAICTMFLEDVGTLFVVNKSAALVGILSRKDLLRASMGKQELSAIPVHIIMTRMPNITVCEREDLIMDVAKNLIEKQIDALPVVKKTENGLEVIGRVTKTNMTKLLVSLSENEIL